In a genomic window of Lacrimispora sp. BS-2:
- a CDS encoding DUF5979 domain-containing protein: MKIRKQRRLVSWLLVLMMVLNVFLPLNTVWAEDLISAGEHIISQNTGTPSNADRDPMDADHEKTQDPTGTPSNAGRDPAGSGNGSSGAPKATPSSVSLLPATAPGNAGPQTIDPTILEPEIEAKKNNTLLKDGDTILNTDIINIKFKIKVPVINDNPVPPFYVSKNDTATIELGSGFTVTPAESALKASDGTVIGHVKMMTNAEGKVIAQILFDWDDSIDDEENPVFNIEAGFDAKITYDESNAETENGKKVIKILDKTFFVTVPAAKILYHVSKKGTVNWNEQAVEWKVVITASQDGNPIDLEGYKFSDNLANVGAYVSGSLNVSNEFKAPTDLSPLTYLFPSGSISPQTVTFKTSILPSDLFSNSEPSIRNKAQLLDSSGKSVDEGSDIVKLEKKWITKRHVKTNDSNEDRYNPTGRTIEWEILANQREADLKNVVITDITDNGQTLHSVEWFIPDGSGGWETQGFLTPDAEGTITIGDIHTAIRLMVKTKVPDDTSGAVSNVKEYNNKATITWTGVPGGTEIGTGNVKVGVGYNPITKAGTLDSDSSYCKVTWTVTVDPRGQDLDSMNEGLKVYDLLVYGEDKSGLSGSSGWPNGLGPENFTPQFNQKYIDGSLSPESALVTVYKIRDSSNTPIADLLEVSVHKSAKSSFTFNSQVINPAIFASNGTKNVQNTASLFRNTNQLNSAAATVDIKSNILKKNLLKRGLDGNSADSVNGGNIGDTDSGFDHKTKTAIFRLSVNADGLDFTDVNGFDSGAVTITDTLPNGWVFDKTFYKIFEGKTVEGQVEAVKDVTDTIGITPNFTDSNDAAGANASFVFTELKKPYVILVKASLTDKAYEEYLQLNHPSKIDRNTVTLSAAKWTHTVTDTQDIKIVTRVLDKTFDFDSTKAALTWTVDYNPFDLSLTDVKIEDTMSEGLELPIDSAGTPVWDKIHIIKMEVGAGGNLTETAETVNPVSYISYSAAARTLTFTVPDVKQAYRLTYVTDITLESSGKVNNSVKLVGSEAGGASTGQERNVSYQSGWATLERGGSLTITKVDGTNSAIHLKDAQFTLYAQDSTTVIRQGVTAADGTLKLKAIPVGTYTLKETAAPANYDPDENTYAVIVSKGSDNKIITSIGGKTGDNSNTLTVKNYPNGTGGNVGSLTITKKVVGNADDRTRTFEFKLDLGGDSNDYFCIGNGVPNRFIKSGDLIYLTDGQSITVTGLPENTVYTVTEADYTADGYLTSYTDASGTIVTGAIQVAAFTNTKFKPGSLVIKKTVAGNSKETGPFEFLVTFTAPNGALDDSSYNYTITGNTLTKQIKSGGTISLSDGQSATITGLPRDTDYTVTEKDYSANGFSTASTSSSGTIKTDEEQIAAFVNTKILPGSLTISKTVAGSGADIKKKFDFTVTFKASGIYSYTGKGVPDGTIKSGDKISLADGESITISGLPDKTEYQVTEASDSSQRYTATQTGDTGTIRTLETSTAAFTNTYRRPTSSGGSGGSGGKTPSVKPRQPDPAQPDPANPAEPGTPTGNAKPREELTPQELYDIFGEVPLGYMVGSNGMLHPMGLPKTGDDMSDDIIIYGFLIISALLGLTSSSILWRKHFNK, translated from the coding sequence TAAATACTGACATTATTAATATTAAGTTTAAGATAAAAGTACCGGTAATAAATGATAATCCTGTACCGCCTTTCTATGTCAGCAAGAACGATACTGCAACCATAGAACTGGGCAGCGGATTTACAGTAACTCCGGCAGAATCGGCGCTGAAAGCATCTGATGGTACTGTTATCGGACATGTGAAAATGATGACCAATGCGGAAGGCAAAGTAATTGCACAGATTCTCTTTGACTGGGATGACAGCATTGACGATGAGGAGAATCCTGTATTTAACATTGAAGCCGGCTTCGATGCGAAAATTACATACGACGAAAGCAATGCCGAAACCGAAAATGGCAAAAAAGTAATCAAAATCTTAGACAAGACCTTTTTTGTCACAGTCCCTGCCGCAAAAATTCTTTATCATGTAAGCAAAAAAGGGACTGTGAACTGGAACGAACAGGCTGTGGAGTGGAAGGTTGTAATTACTGCATCACAGGACGGAAATCCCATCGATCTAGAGGGCTATAAGTTCAGTGACAATTTAGCCAATGTGGGGGCCTATGTATCAGGTTCCTTAAATGTAAGCAATGAATTTAAGGCACCCACGGATTTATCTCCCCTGACTTATCTATTCCCAAGCGGCTCTATATCACCGCAGACCGTAACCTTCAAGACATCAATCTTACCGTCCGACCTTTTCTCCAATAGTGAGCCTTCCATCAGGAATAAGGCCCAACTATTAGATTCCTCCGGCAAATCCGTAGATGAAGGTTCTGATATTGTCAAACTTGAAAAAAAGTGGATCACCAAAAGACATGTTAAGACAAATGATAGTAACGAAGATCGTTATAATCCCACTGGCCGCACCATTGAATGGGAGATCCTTGCCAACCAACGGGAAGCAGATTTAAAAAATGTTGTAATTACTGATATTACAGATAACGGCCAGACCCTTCATTCGGTAGAATGGTTCATTCCCGATGGATCGGGCGGCTGGGAAACGCAAGGTTTTCTCACTCCTGATGCAGAAGGAACGATCACCATTGGCGATATTCACACTGCGATCAGGCTGATGGTTAAAACTAAGGTACCGGATGATACCAGCGGTGCCGTTTCAAATGTAAAAGAGTATAATAATAAAGCCACGATCACATGGACAGGCGTACCAGGCGGCACAGAGATTGGTACCGGTAACGTGAAGGTAGGTGTTGGTTATAACCCCATTACGAAAGCAGGCACCTTAGACAGCGACAGTTCCTACTGCAAAGTTACATGGACCGTAACGGTTGACCCAAGGGGACAAGACCTTGACTCCATGAATGAAGGACTAAAGGTATACGATCTGCTGGTTTATGGAGAGGACAAATCTGGTTTGAGCGGGAGTTCTGGCTGGCCGAACGGCTTAGGTCCAGAAAACTTTACACCGCAATTCAATCAGAAATATATTGATGGAAGCCTCTCACCGGAATCGGCTCTGGTCACGGTCTATAAGATCAGGGACAGCAGTAACACCCCTATTGCCGACCTGCTGGAGGTATCCGTCCATAAAAGTGCAAAGAGCAGCTTCACTTTTAATTCACAGGTGATTAACCCGGCTATCTTTGCCAGCAACGGAACAAAAAATGTACAAAATACCGCCTCGCTATTTCGTAATACAAATCAATTAAACTCTGCTGCTGCAACAGTGGATATTAAAAGTAATATTCTCAAAAAGAACCTTCTTAAGCGCGGTTTGGATGGAAACAGTGCTGACAGCGTCAATGGCGGAAACATTGGCGATACAGACTCAGGTTTTGATCACAAGACAAAAACAGCAATTTTCCGTCTGAGCGTCAACGCCGATGGCCTGGATTTTACCGATGTCAACGGATTTGACAGCGGTGCTGTTACGATTACAGATACTCTGCCCAATGGTTGGGTATTTGATAAGACCTTCTACAAGATTTTTGAGGGTAAGACGGTGGAGGGACAGGTGGAGGCAGTAAAAGACGTGACCGACACAATCGGAATCACACCGAACTTTACAGATTCCAATGATGCTGCTGGCGCTAATGCTTCCTTTGTTTTTACTGAGCTTAAAAAGCCTTATGTCATCCTTGTAAAGGCCTCTCTCACCGACAAAGCCTATGAAGAATATTTACAGTTGAATCATCCATCTAAGATAGACCGTAATACGGTAACACTGAGCGCCGCAAAGTGGACGCATACTGTAACTGACACGCAGGATATCAAAATTGTTACCAGAGTTCTGGACAAAACATTTGATTTTGACAGTACAAAAGCAGCCTTGACATGGACTGTGGATTACAATCCTTTTGACTTAAGTCTTACTGATGTGAAAATTGAAGACACGATGTCCGAGGGATTAGAACTGCCTATTGATTCTGCAGGCACCCCCGTGTGGGACAAGATACATATTATCAAAATGGAGGTTGGAGCCGGTGGAAACTTGACAGAAACTGCTGAAACAGTTAATCCTGTCAGCTATATCTCTTACAGTGCCGCAGCCCGTACTCTTACCTTTACAGTTCCTGATGTGAAACAAGCGTATCGCCTTACCTATGTGACCGACATCACCCTTGAATCAAGCGGTAAGGTCAACAATTCCGTAAAGCTTGTAGGCAGCGAAGCAGGTGGAGCAAGCACCGGACAAGAGCGCAATGTCTCTTATCAGAGCGGCTGGGCGACCCTTGAACGGGGAGGGAGCTTAACCATAACCAAAGTGGATGGCACTAACTCTGCGATTCATCTCAAAGACGCGCAATTTACCCTGTATGCACAGGACAGTACAACTGTGATCCGCCAGGGTGTGACGGCTGCCGACGGTACACTCAAGTTGAAGGCAATACCCGTTGGAACCTATACATTAAAAGAAACGGCGGCTCCAGCTAACTATGATCCTGATGAAAATACGTACGCAGTAATCGTCTCTAAGGGATCAGATAATAAAATCATCACCTCTATCGGCGGTAAAACCGGTGATAATTCCAATACACTTACAGTGAAAAATTATCCGAACGGCACTGGCGGAAATGTGGGCAGCCTGACCATCACGAAAAAAGTTGTGGGAAATGCCGATGACAGGACCAGGACCTTCGAATTCAAATTGGATCTGGGTGGTGACAGCAACGATTATTTCTGTATCGGGAATGGAGTTCCAAACAGATTTATTAAGAGCGGGGATCTGATCTATCTCACTGACGGACAGAGCATCACTGTAACCGGACTTCCAGAGAACACGGTCTATACTGTTACTGAAGCAGACTATACCGCTGATGGATATCTAACTTCCTATACAGACGCATCCGGCACTATCGTAACCGGCGCAATACAGGTAGCTGCCTTTACCAATACAAAATTCAAACCTGGAAGTCTGGTCATCAAAAAAACGGTTGCAGGAAACAGCAAGGAAACCGGTCCATTTGAGTTCCTTGTTACCTTCACAGCACCGAACGGCGCACTTGATGACAGCTCCTACAACTACACCATTACAGGAAATACTCTGACGAAACAAATCAAGAGCGGTGGTACGATTTCTCTCTCTGATGGGCAAAGCGCCACCATAACCGGACTTCCCAGGGACACAGACTATACTGTAACCGAAAAAGATTATTCCGCAAACGGATTTTCTACTGCCTCTACAAGTTCGTCCGGCACTATTAAGACAGATGAGGAGCAGATAGCAGCCTTCGTCAACACAAAGATCTTACCTGGAAGCCTGACCATCAGTAAGACGGTTGCAGGCAGCGGAGCTGATATCAAAAAGAAGTTTGACTTTACAGTGACCTTTAAAGCAAGTGGTATCTATTCCTATACAGGAAAAGGTGTTCCAGATGGAACGATCAAGAGCGGGGATAAGATTTCTCTGGCCGACGGGGAAAGCATCACCATCAGCGGACTGCCTGACAAAACTGAATATCAGGTGACAGAGGCTAGCGATTCCTCTCAAAGATACACTGCCACCCAAACGGGTGACACCGGCACAATCCGAACACTGGAAACATCAACTGCTGCATTTACCAATACGTACCGTAGACCCACCAGTTCTGGCGGCAGCGGTGGCAGCGGCGGAAAAACACCTTCCGTAAAGCCCAGACAACCAGATCCTGCACAGCCAGACCCCGCAAATCCTGCCGAACCAGGGACACCAACGGGCAATGCAAAGCCCAGGGAAGAACTGACCCCCCAGGAGCTGTATGATATTTTTGGCGAAGTACCTCTTGGCTATATGGTAGGTTCGAATGGAATGCTTCATCCGATGGGCCTCCCAAAGACCGGCGATGACATGTCCGATGATATCATAATTTACGGTTTTCTTATCATTTCGGCGCTTTTAGGCCTGACCTCTTCGAGCATATTGTGGAGAAAACATTTTAATAAGTAA
- a CDS encoding zinc ribbon domain-containing protein — protein MHPLTGLLFCADCGAKLYNHRIPYPTSHVNKKGYVCNKPPKDVYTCSTYNLTGRKYNRQCTGHQIRTVVVRELALEAIKSVSGFVKSNEAKFVKQVRETSAIKQEEKAKKKKTA, from the coding sequence GTGCACCCCTTAACAGGATTATTGTTTTGTGCCGATTGCGGCGCAAAGCTGTACAACCACAGAATACCCTACCCCACAAGCCATGTAAACAAAAAAGGCTATGTATGCAACAAACCGCCGAAAGATGTTTACACCTGTTCCACCTATAACCTTACGGGCAGGAAATACAACCGCCAATGTACAGGACACCAAATCCGTACCGTTGTTGTGCGGGAATTGGCTCTTGAAGCCATCAAATCCGTAAGCGGCTTTGTGAAGTCCAACGAAGCCAAGTTTGTAAAGCAAGTCCGTGAAACTTCCGCAATCAAGCAGGAAGAAAAAGCAAAGAAAAAGAAAACCGCATAA